A stretch of the Balneola vulgaris DSM 17893 genome encodes the following:
- a CDS encoding FecR domain-containing protein, whose product MKFVLALLFSVLLIQTSTAQQEVSFSADQLKEMAQRYAGNSLNWPVLVSVADHNISENKFTLSSADIIRLNALSRVSLRFEEQEERVNDLIAQGASIFAREQLNTVNQTISSYLAAIRDGNLDEAVDLGTALVGMVDTLEQTIQSNRLVAVQAQLTAKDGEVDKRKGLLADWQEAIIGDLFEESDGVKTAEKSYATVAFTDGSSIIINPQTTAVIRKSRIDKLDESADTEITLIEGGLLSKLSAAGKERSTYILNAGSSTTELNSQNFYAENPGNNDVKLTNYDGSAQVSANNVIVTIGKNEGTIVRNNAPPIAPVKLLDAPEYLTQRKDTIIYTNSYVLNFKTVPNAVSYNIEYSTAYGFNQNVTKVETRNNRLQLNNLPMGITYIKVQSIDNLGLKGPFSEVMRVIRNEDTKAPPIFGSAFEGNIFFTSTKTVTLEGTTEPDAKVTVDGKAINVSTSGSFSTIVQIASNDETVEIKATDNSKNTTTKRLRIAELNENYLFNIKLNGSKISSTIRPSTSPVTITGLAYPEMEVELKNEDNVKIVKTDSQGRWGVTMSVQQGKLSVTFKTNQKDTATLNKIYTVQ is encoded by the coding sequence ATGAAATTTGTACTAGCCCTTTTATTTTCAGTACTCCTTATTCAAACAAGTACAGCTCAACAAGAGGTGAGCTTTTCAGCCGATCAACTCAAAGAAATGGCACAACGTTATGCAGGCAATTCATTAAACTGGCCTGTATTAGTATCCGTGGCAGACCACAATATATCCGAGAATAAATTCACTCTATCTTCGGCAGATATCATCAGGCTTAATGCCCTTTCTCGTGTATCCCTTAGATTCGAAGAGCAAGAAGAACGAGTAAACGATTTAATAGCTCAAGGCGCTTCTATTTTTGCTCGTGAACAACTCAATACAGTAAATCAGACTATATCAAGCTACTTAGCTGCAATACGGGATGGTAATTTAGATGAAGCTGTAGATTTAGGAACCGCCTTAGTTGGCATGGTTGACACCCTAGAGCAAACCATTCAGTCCAATCGATTAGTTGCCGTTCAAGCACAGCTTACAGCCAAAGATGGTGAAGTAGATAAAAGAAAAGGTCTATTAGCTGATTGGCAAGAAGCTATCATCGGTGACTTATTTGAAGAATCAGATGGGGTTAAGACCGCTGAGAAAAGTTACGCCACCGTTGCCTTTACAGATGGAAGTAGCATCATTATCAACCCGCAAACAACGGCTGTAATCCGAAAATCAAGGATTGATAAATTAGATGAAAGTGCTGATACAGAAATCACACTTATTGAAGGTGGGTTGCTTTCTAAGTTATCGGCTGCAGGAAAAGAAAGAAGTACTTATATCCTAAATGCAGGAAGCTCTACTACTGAATTAAATTCTCAAAATTTTTATGCCGAGAATCCAGGTAATAATGATGTGAAGTTGACCAATTATGACGGAAGTGCTCAAGTATCTGCAAATAATGTAATCGTTACTATTGGTAAGAACGAAGGGACTATAGTTCGAAATAATGCCCCTCCTATTGCGCCTGTAAAATTGTTAGATGCTCCTGAATACCTCACACAGCGCAAAGACACCATCATATATACCAACTCGTATGTGTTAAACTTTAAAACGGTACCAAACGCTGTTTCCTATAATATTGAATACAGTACCGCTTATGGTTTCAATCAAAATGTAACGAAGGTGGAAACGCGCAATAACCGTCTTCAACTCAACAACTTACCTATGGGTATTACCTATATAAAAGTACAGTCGATTGATAACCTTGGATTGAAAGGGCCTTTTTCGGAAGTGATGCGTGTTATTCGTAACGAAGACACCAAAGCCCCTCCTATTTTTGGATCGGCATTTGAAGGGAATATATTCTTCACTTCAACTAAAACGGTGACCCTAGAAGGTACTACCGAGCCCGATGCAAAAGTTACGGTAGACGGTAAAGCAATAAATGTGTCTACATCCGGTAGTTTTTCAACGATTGTTCAAATTGCAAGTAATGATGAAACGGTAGAAATTAAGGCGACCGACAACTCAAAAAACACCACAACCAAGCGATTAAGAATCGCAGAGTTGAATGAAAACTATTTATTTAATATTAAATTGAATGGTTCAAAAATATCTTCTACCATTAGGCCATCAACTTCGCCGGTAACAATTACGGGATTAGCATATCCGGAGATGGAAGTTGAGCTAAAAAATGAAGATAATGTTAAAATCGTAAAAACCGATTCTCAGGGTAGATGGGGGGTAACAATGAGCGTGCAACAAGGCAAACTTTCCGTTACATTTAAAACCAATCAAAAGGATACGGCTACGTTGAATAAAATTTATACGGTTCAGTAA
- a CDS encoding zinc-dependent metalloprotease, translating to MNKRLLYFSFILASGLLISGCTGAKNTSSKNSTKSTSSSSVRPSSKDGIKAFSKVITKDAKSDTGLFTVHEQSGKYFFEIPNELLGREMLMVSRVAGVPPGYSGFSSAGSKSAEQVLTFERVQDRILMRKKSYNAIADKDLPVYNSVKANNLEPVIAAFDIEALSKDSSGVVIDVTDLFSKDVEAISGIPVYLRRQYQVRRLDTDRSLIESVRSFPENIEVRQLMTYIAANPPSSQNTQTLTMNVSQSLVLLPEEPMRKRYADYRVGYFSIRQIDYGSDEQKAASKEYIRRWRLEPKDPEAYARGELVEPVKPIVYYLDPATPEKYRSYIVQGVLDWNVAFEAAGFKNAVQAKIPPTKEEDPDWSPEDIRYSTIRWVASTVRNATGPSVSDPRSGEIIESDIVWYHNHMRSYRNRLMIETGASNPEARKLKLDDDLIGETMRRVISHEIGHAIGLPHNMQSSSAYPTDSLRSGEFTQKWGIATTIMEYARQNYVAQPGDEGIRYIRQIGPYDLYSVNWGYRVIPTAKTPEDELPVLDQWIEEKAGDPVYRFASSTGYDPSAQTEDLGDDPVKSSTYGLMNLKRVVPNLIEWTSTPGEDYSDLSEIYGELIGQWSRYARHVATNIGGVYQTRKASNQEGWVYTPVDGDYQRKAMEFLNEHAFTTPHWLLDKEILFRIEAQGATNRVKSLQSGILRSTMNAGSMIRLSEQAEFESEAYSLLEALEDIRKGLWSEIYSSKPQNIDAYRRNLQREYLSSVQSMFEEDTFGRNLDIKDSDIRPSLRFELNELKKTIKGVRSSSVNAETRVHLNDALSRIDEILNID from the coding sequence ATGAACAAACGTTTACTATACTTTTCGTTTATTCTAGCATCCGGATTACTTATTTCGGGTTGTACCGGTGCAAAGAATACCTCCTCGAAGAATTCGACTAAAAGTACGAGTTCTTCATCTGTTCGACCATCTTCAAAAGATGGCATCAAAGCTTTTTCAAAAGTCATAACTAAAGACGCTAAATCAGATACTGGATTATTTACAGTTCACGAGCAAAGCGGGAAATACTTTTTCGAAATCCCTAACGAGTTATTAGGCCGTGAGATGCTCATGGTAAGCCGTGTAGCGGGTGTACCTCCTGGGTATTCTGGGTTCTCTTCAGCTGGATCAAAATCAGCGGAGCAAGTACTTACGTTTGAGCGTGTTCAGGATCGTATCTTGATGCGAAAAAAGTCTTATAACGCAATCGCTGACAAAGACCTCCCTGTATACAACTCTGTGAAGGCCAACAACCTTGAACCTGTTATTGCAGCCTTCGACATTGAAGCATTGAGCAAAGATTCATCCGGTGTTGTAATTGATGTAACCGACCTCTTCTCTAAAGATGTAGAAGCTATCAGTGGTATTCCGGTGTACTTACGCCGTCAGTATCAAGTACGTAGACTAGATACTGATAGAAGCTTAATTGAATCGGTTAGAAGTTTCCCTGAGAACATCGAAGTACGTCAATTAATGACCTACATTGCGGCTAACCCACCAAGTAGCCAGAATACTCAAACCTTGACCATGAATGTGAGCCAAAGTTTAGTGTTACTACCTGAAGAACCAATGCGCAAAAGATATGCCGATTACCGTGTAGGTTATTTCAGCATTCGTCAAATCGATTACGGTTCAGATGAACAAAAAGCAGCTAGCAAAGAGTATATCCGTCGTTGGAGACTAGAACCTAAAGATCCAGAAGCTTATGCTCGTGGCGAACTAGTGGAGCCAGTAAAGCCAATCGTATACTATTTAGACCCTGCTACCCCTGAAAAGTATCGCTCTTACATTGTACAAGGTGTATTAGACTGGAATGTAGCTTTCGAAGCAGCTGGTTTTAAAAATGCTGTTCAAGCTAAAATCCCACCTACCAAAGAAGAAGATCCAGATTGGAGCCCTGAAGATATTCGCTACTCGACCATCCGTTGGGTTGCTAGTACTGTTCGTAACGCAACTGGGCCAAGTGTTTCTGATCCTAGATCAGGTGAGATTATTGAAAGTGATATTGTGTGGTACCATAACCACATGCGTTCATACCGTAATCGTTTAATGATTGAGACAGGCGCTTCGAATCCAGAAGCTCGTAAACTAAAATTAGACGATGACTTAATTGGTGAAACGATGCGTAGAGTAATCTCTCATGAGATTGGCCACGCTATTGGTTTACCGCATAACATGCAGTCAAGTTCGGCATACCCTACCGATTCCCTACGTTCAGGTGAATTCACTCAGAAATGGGGTATTGCAACTACCATCATGGAATATGCACGTCAGAATTATGTAGCTCAGCCAGGCGATGAAGGCATTCGTTATATTCGTCAAATTGGGCCATACGACTTGTACTCTGTGAACTGGGGATACCGCGTAATTCCTACTGCTAAAACTCCAGAAGACGAACTACCAGTATTGGACCAATGGATTGAAGAAAAAGCCGGTGATCCTGTATACCGTTTTGCTTCATCAACAGGATATGATCCTTCAGCTCAAACTGAAGACTTAGGAGATGACCCTGTAAAGTCTAGTACCTATGGTTTAATGAACTTAAAGCGTGTAGTGCCTAACTTAATTGAATGGACTTCTACTCCAGGTGAAGACTATAGCGATTTATCTGAAATCTATGGAGAGTTAATCGGTCAGTGGTCGCGTTATGCCCGCCATGTTGCAACGAACATAGGTGGTGTTTATCAAACTAGAAAAGCATCTAACCAAGAAGGCTGGGTGTATACTCCTGTTGATGGCGACTACCAAAGAAAAGCTATGGAATTCTTAAACGAGCATGCCTTTACTACTCCACACTGGTTATTGGATAAAGAGATTCTTTTCAGAATCGAAGCTCAAGGAGCTACCAATAGAGTAAAGAGTTTGCAATCAGGTATTCTTCGCTCAACGATGAATGCGGGTTCTATGATTCGTTTATCAGAACAAGCTGAATTTGAAAGTGAAGCTTACAGCTTATTAGAAGCGCTTGAAGATATTCGCAAAGGACTTTGGAGTGAAATTTACAGCTCTAAGCCTCAGAATATTGATGCTTACCGCCGAAACCTTCAGCGAGAGTACTTAAGCTCAGTTCAAAGTATGTTTGAAGAAGATACTTTTGGCAGAAATCTTGATATCAAAGACTCTGACATTCGTCCTTCTTTAAGATTCGAATTGAATGAACTAAAGAAGACAATCAAAGGTGTAAGAAGTTCAAGTGTTAATGCAGAAACACGCGTGCACTTAAATGATGCGCTTTCTCGTATTGATGAAATCTTAAATATTGATTAA
- a CDS encoding ATP-binding protein, with protein MYKNLTLRDRIFLISSILILAAVALIWIFVLPRYQEAVVKERTTIVSQLQEYTLRQTDNTLRIWLNSTLRLSEDLAQNPAQTAEIVNKAINYTPGLMRVLISDTQSDQTVNVVKAQFSEIDFTINEVSWYSSRINPSINTAWHHAPNRSVDFFLADRAFQIGDNIFRVTMYFNAQRLRENLITIPLGGEYEANILSASGENIINDATFDFPKELIGEASFSNEKEIPLNGKNWYILSSRFETIPFWHLIAIEETFILEPVQQLKAFSLATAGAVLLFMLVFSWYVSQRINRPIEQLLDDIDYLAKLEFDHKIKAVALPEFQPMHDTLENIRETLKRYQKLNVEKIILEEWKNKYMVTYSEDLVAIIDDNNQFSFLNNQFISLLENLKLNPNNTTLKDVLGHTDIKVEKSSQSIHYPDPFTIKVDQAQLTHISDTGVNYYYDYQYLSIIDEDGKQIGAYVIIHDKTQDRLLDIKRNDMINVIVHELKNPITGVVGLSKLIMDSDSMSMEESKVLISEVFNSGERMNELVNRFLEVQKLEAGNTSIDISNVNMLNIVKEVRSLTKPLLTSKELTTKVNTTGNDFVFEGDKDLVFDAVQNLLSNAIKYGDPGREIEFDIVAEEEQISIGVMDHGFGISVEDQNKVFDKFFRVKSNLKAANEKGTGLGLAYVKEIMQRHDGDIQLESTPEIGSKFTLIFPRIHSKN; from the coding sequence ATGTATAAAAACTTAACTTTAAGAGATCGCATATTTCTAATATCATCTATACTGATATTAGCGGCTGTTGCATTAATCTGGATTTTCGTACTTCCGCGATACCAAGAAGCTGTAGTTAAAGAGCGTACTACCATCGTTTCACAATTACAGGAGTACACTTTAAGGCAAACCGATAACACTCTTAGAATTTGGCTAAACTCTACCCTTCGATTGTCAGAAGACCTTGCACAAAACCCTGCTCAAACCGCTGAAATTGTAAACAAAGCTATTAACTACACACCCGGTTTAATGCGGGTTCTTATTTCCGACACTCAAAGCGACCAGACTGTAAATGTAGTTAAAGCTCAATTTTCTGAAATTGATTTCACCATTAATGAAGTATCGTGGTATTCCTCGAGAATTAATCCTTCTATCAATACCGCTTGGCATCATGCTCCAAATCGCTCCGTTGATTTTTTCCTAGCAGATCGCGCTTTTCAAATTGGAGATAACATATTTAGGGTAACCATGTACTTTAATGCCCAAAGGTTGCGTGAAAATCTGATTACAATTCCTTTGGGTGGTGAGTATGAAGCGAATATTTTAAGTGCCTCAGGGGAAAACATAATTAATGACGCTACTTTCGATTTCCCAAAAGAACTGATTGGTGAGGCTAGCTTTAGTAATGAAAAAGAAATTCCACTAAATGGTAAAAACTGGTATATCCTATCTTCAAGATTTGAAACCATCCCATTCTGGCACCTTATCGCCATTGAAGAGACTTTTATTCTTGAACCAGTTCAACAGCTTAAAGCCTTTTCTCTTGCTACTGCTGGGGCTGTTCTTCTATTTATGCTTGTATTTAGTTGGTATGTAAGCCAACGCATTAACCGCCCTATCGAGCAACTACTTGATGATATTGACTACTTAGCGAAATTAGAATTCGACCACAAAATTAAAGCGGTAGCTCTCCCCGAATTTCAACCTATGCACGATACGCTTGAAAATATTCGAGAGACCCTAAAGCGTTATCAAAAATTGAATGTCGAAAAAATTATTCTGGAAGAGTGGAAGAATAAATATATGGTTACCTATTCGGAAGATTTAGTAGCCATTATTGACGACAACAATCAATTCAGTTTCTTAAATAATCAGTTCATTAGTCTACTTGAGAATTTAAAACTCAATCCTAATAACACAACACTCAAAGATGTACTTGGGCATACCGATATAAAGGTTGAAAAATCATCGCAAAGTATTCATTACCCCGACCCTTTTACCATTAAAGTTGATCAAGCACAGCTCACGCATATTTCAGATACCGGGGTAAATTATTACTACGACTACCAATATCTATCCATTATTGATGAAGATGGAAAACAGATTGGGGCTTATGTGATTATTCACGATAAGACTCAAGATCGCTTACTAGATATCAAGCGTAATGATATGATTAATGTGATTGTTCATGAACTTAAAAATCCTATTACTGGTGTTGTTGGCTTATCTAAGCTAATTATGGACAGTGATAGCATGAGTATGGAAGAATCTAAAGTTCTTATCTCAGAAGTATTTAATTCTGGGGAAAGAATGAATGAACTAGTAAATAGATTCTTAGAAGTTCAGAAATTAGAAGCTGGAAATACTAGCATTGATATTAGCAATGTGAACATGCTGAATATTGTTAAGGAAGTTAGATCATTAACCAAGCCTTTACTCACAAGTAAAGAACTCACTACAAAAGTAAATACAACAGGAAATGATTTTGTATTTGAAGGTGACAAAGATCTAGTATTTGATGCAGTTCAAAACCTATTAAGTAATGCCATTAAATATGGTGATCCGGGTCGTGAAATTGAATTCGATATCGTAGCTGAAGAAGAACAAATATCTATCGGTGTAATGGACCACGGCTTTGGTATAAGTGTGGAAGATCAAAACAAAGTATTTGACAAGTTCTTCCGTGTTAAATCTAATCTTAAAGCCGCCAACGAAAAAGGTACTGGTCTTGGTTTAGCTTATGTGAAAGAAATTATGCAGCGCCATGATGGTGATATCCAATTAGAGTCTACCCCAGAAATAGGAAGTAAATTCACTCTTATTTTCCCAAGAATACATTCAAAGAATTAA
- a CDS encoding PKD domain-containing protein gives MIKRLTLVLTFLCIGTAASAQEVYLSISGKNTPVQSGDTRNVYDIWIKPLAGAPEGRLEVYDAALGGAVDVVTQNTPNTNTTFSLYEFDAAYNLIDDGIRSKQVTTSPLQSLTTLNEERYINRWSTLASLPASNSNGFIVRVSTDGGDDVNSFSFRVVSPTGEILSGNSWKIIAVDLSIGVFNSRNSSLFQLKPYNLNAGESPRLVVSGQEDSRVRKMDSFGEEYDLNKSGIPAQKYGIENSWGLTISGSRDRINTLTVYGFQEPVLWLMEPFITDEETKPLLNINEVPTMGCVDKNFELAGNNFTNAELSNARWMLNNTQIASGRTPSIGFERPGTFNLTVLIPNNRSLLPEYFEYSKQVLINTPPVAVLSAPKTVISPSESITLNANGSSDAEGKPLSFSWFVNGSPRGNSPTYRFSSTISGNYTVTVRVSDGGSNPSCSVDEKQITIRVNTQPYAEINVTPLIGTDEEVQASIAYQTDADNDNLQIMWSGVGLTGAKNQNAVTINHTDPGTYPISLTLNDGSGSSNSIYTVTKNYEVNAAPIPVFTLQQKAAPGDRIALNATESSDANGNPLQYRWFVNNNLISNEALASFQFSEPGIFDVKLVVDDGRGVSNSVQELTKKIRINTPPMPVITAAKMTSSSKVVFSAEQSQDTESSLDNYVWDFGDGNRATGARVVHTFAKAGEYRVTLQVNDGEGLSNSVRSAEHVLIINKYPKADFTAPVVVGPNEPFTLDGGASFDEDGTITSYEWYNEGELIGTGRTLTTQLNKTGNANISLRVKDDSGYELAEGIKTKRIRVNTPPVPVWTSDLDFVSPNTEIKFNADQSYDPDGEIGQYIWEFDDGITLRGREIQRIFRESGPQGFTLTVVDSEKLPNSSSSIRGELKVNHQPLIITETVLRSNSLSIKLDATNSYDLDNNPLSYEWTLPDGSKRNESSFTWQAPEPSVHFIGLTVDDGLGLKNSVTTESIRVLINRPVKAVVEPEIASCTGQTVLFNSSQSFDPDGDPFSVKWDFGNGVTSEEANPTYVYEKPGVYEAKLTLDDGFSGQQSVTKIPVIIEGSPVAKLIASETTVCVNKSIRFDGSQSTDPSGNLPSFSWDTGDGKSHTGPVIDHIFTEPGIYSVTLTVEGSGSGRCSNVSQTTTTINVVEGPEAIFELPEYTEPGEVITLDGTASQAAGGVKTAKWIIDSENGQETLEGLNSSYRFDQPGEYLVTLEIQTNEETTCNTVSVTKSIKVNAPPVIAWELPENVAAGTDLKLDALQSSDPDGYIKEYKWYLDDGYVSNNAAEIIKAIEPGEHVITLEITDNSSASNNKVVQEKRFFANSKPSPSIVAPEKVYLNQTVSFQSGLGQDRDGDLVSTTWLLDGEPIPTPTFKAVNPQGYTVTLIQDDGRGLPNSVDSAIVEFIPLPLPVANPDLPKLIAEGGALSLPDIRMNNPWRFKNRGRYELTWTAQRAGEETLALAYIQDGVELTAQVFPIQVVPQLAFTEAVETRTIEWNPANPSFILRAPNVNRESTDVVYTWKKRGKTIGTGQQLGVELVKGENRFTVQVSDEKVARSTPISIDIIIITE, from the coding sequence ATGATAAAACGATTAACACTCGTTCTTACTTTTTTATGTATTGGAACAGCAGCTTCTGCTCAAGAAGTGTATTTATCTATTTCGGGTAAAAATACCCCCGTTCAAAGTGGGGACACTCGAAACGTATACGATATTTGGATTAAACCTCTAGCAGGTGCTCCTGAAGGCCGCCTAGAAGTTTATGATGCCGCATTAGGTGGCGCGGTAGATGTGGTTACACAGAACACTCCAAATACCAACACCACTTTCAGTTTATATGAATTTGATGCCGCATATAATCTCATAGATGATGGCATCCGATCAAAACAAGTTACTACTTCCCCCCTCCAGTCTCTCACTACTTTAAACGAAGAACGTTATATAAATAGATGGAGCACACTCGCAAGTTTACCCGCATCGAACTCAAATGGATTTATAGTTAGAGTAAGCACCGATGGTGGTGATGATGTAAACAGTTTCAGTTTTAGAGTGGTTTCTCCAACAGGTGAAATACTCTCCGGAAATAGTTGGAAAATTATCGCGGTTGATCTCAGTATTGGTGTTTTCAATTCTAGAAACAGTTCTCTATTTCAATTAAAGCCCTACAATTTAAATGCAGGCGAATCTCCACGTTTAGTGGTAAGTGGACAAGAAGATTCTCGCGTTCGAAAAATGGATTCCTTTGGCGAGGAGTATGATTTAAATAAATCAGGTATTCCTGCCCAAAAATATGGTATTGAAAACTCTTGGGGTTTAACCATCTCAGGATCGAGAGATCGTATTAATACGCTTACTGTGTATGGCTTTCAAGAGCCTGTACTTTGGTTAATGGAGCCCTTCATTACCGATGAAGAAACGAAGCCATTATTGAATATCAATGAAGTGCCTACAATGGGTTGCGTTGATAAGAATTTTGAATTAGCAGGGAACAACTTTACAAACGCTGAGCTAAGCAATGCCCGATGGATGCTTAACAATACTCAAATTGCATCCGGTAGAACCCCTTCTATTGGATTTGAGCGCCCTGGGACATTCAATCTTACCGTTCTAATTCCTAACAATCGTTCTCTACTACCTGAGTATTTTGAGTATAGCAAACAGGTACTTATCAATACTCCACCCGTAGCGGTACTAAGTGCTCCTAAAACGGTGATCTCCCCTTCTGAAAGCATCACGCTTAATGCAAATGGATCATCTGATGCTGAAGGTAAACCTCTTTCCTTTTCATGGTTTGTAAATGGCTCGCCTCGTGGCAATAGCCCTACGTATCGTTTTTCTAGTACTATATCGGGTAATTATACCGTTACTGTTCGTGTTTCTGATGGTGGTTCAAATCCAAGCTGTTCAGTAGACGAAAAACAAATTACTATTCGTGTTAACACGCAGCCTTATGCCGAGATAAATGTAACCCCACTGATTGGTACCGACGAAGAAGTACAAGCTTCCATTGCCTATCAAACGGATGCTGATAACGACAATCTTCAAATTATGTGGTCTGGGGTTGGTTTAACAGGAGCTAAAAATCAAAATGCGGTTACCATTAACCACACTGATCCAGGTACGTACCCAATCAGTCTAACCCTTAATGATGGTTCTGGATCAAGTAACAGCATCTATACGGTTACCAAAAACTATGAGGTGAACGCTGCACCTATACCTGTATTTACCTTACAGCAAAAAGCAGCTCCTGGTGATCGAATCGCTCTAAATGCCACCGAATCATCTGATGCTAATGGAAACCCATTACAATACCGTTGGTTTGTAAACAATAACCTCATCTCGAATGAAGCACTTGCCTCTTTTCAGTTTAGTGAGCCAGGCATATTTGATGTAAAGCTTGTAGTTGATGATGGTCGAGGTGTAAGTAATTCTGTTCAAGAGTTAACAAAGAAAATTCGCATTAACACCCCTCCTATGCCGGTGATTACAGCCGCTAAAATGACTTCAAGTTCGAAGGTTGTGTTCTCTGCTGAACAAAGCCAAGACACCGAGTCATCTTTAGATAATTATGTATGGGATTTTGGGGATGGCAATCGTGCAACAGGAGCTCGTGTAGTTCATACCTTTGCTAAAGCAGGTGAGTATCGCGTTACATTACAAGTAAATGATGGTGAAGGTCTCTCAAATAGTGTGCGATCTGCAGAACATGTGTTAATCATCAACAAGTACCCTAAAGCAGATTTCACAGCACCCGTAGTTGTAGGGCCTAATGAACCCTTTACTTTAGATGGTGGTGCAAGTTTTGATGAAGACGGGACTATTACAAGTTATGAGTGGTATAACGAAGGTGAACTGATTGGAACTGGTAGAACGCTTACAACCCAACTCAATAAGACCGGTAATGCGAATATCTCATTAAGAGTTAAGGATGATTCAGGTTACGAATTAGCTGAAGGCATCAAAACAAAGCGCATTCGTGTAAACACCCCTCCTGTACCAGTATGGACTTCCGACTTAGACTTTGTGTCACCAAATACAGAGATCAAATTTAATGCCGACCAATCTTATGATCCTGATGGAGAAATTGGCCAGTATATTTGGGAGTTTGATGACGGTATAACCCTAAGAGGTCGTGAAATTCAGAGGATATTCAGAGAAAGTGGTCCACAAGGATTTACCTTAACGGTTGTAGATAGTGAAAAACTACCAAACTCCTCATCATCCATTCGTGGTGAGTTAAAAGTGAATCACCAACCACTTATTATCACCGAAACGGTTCTTAGATCTAATTCACTGTCGATTAAACTTGATGCTACAAATAGTTACGACTTAGATAACAACCCACTGAGTTACGAGTGGACTTTACCAGATGGTAGTAAGCGAAATGAATCCTCATTTACATGGCAAGCACCTGAGCCTAGTGTTCACTTTATTGGCTTAACAGTTGATGATGGACTAGGGTTAAAAAATAGTGTGACTACAGAGTCGATTCGAGTACTTATCAATCGCCCAGTTAAAGCTGTGGTTGAGCCTGAAATTGCATCATGTACTGGACAAACCGTTTTATTTAACAGCTCACAGAGTTTTGACCCAGACGGTGATCCATTTTCCGTTAAGTGGGACTTTGGAAATGGAGTGACTTCTGAAGAAGCCAACCCAACTTATGTGTACGAGAAACCGGGTGTGTATGAAGCTAAACTTACACTTGATGACGGATTCTCTGGCCAGCAGTCTGTTACCAAAATCCCAGTTATCATTGAAGGCTCGCCAGTAGCTAAATTGATTGCTTCAGAAACAACGGTATGTGTTAATAAGAGTATTCGATTTGATGGTTCACAAAGTACCGATCCATCTGGAAACCTCCCTTCATTCAGTTGGGATACCGGTGATGGCAAATCACATACTGGTCCGGTTATCGATCATATCTTCACTGAGCCAGGAATTTATAGTGTTACCTTAACCGTAGAAGGTTCTGGTTCAGGACGCTGTAGCAACGTTAGCCAAACCACTACAACCATAAATGTAGTTGAAGGCCCTGAGGCCATATTTGAGCTACCAGAGTACACCGAACCAGGTGAGGTTATTACTTTAGACGGTACTGCTTCACAAGCTGCGGGCGGTGTGAAGACTGCAAAATGGATTATTGACTCAGAGAACGGACAAGAAACTCTTGAAGGACTTAATTCTTCCTATAGATTTGATCAACCGGGTGAATACTTAGTTACCCTAGAAATTCAAACGAACGAGGAAACCACTTGTAATACGGTAAGCGTAACTAAATCAATAAAAGTAAACGCTCCTCCTGTAATTGCTTGGGAATTACCAGAAAATGTAGCGGCTGGAACCGACTTAAAACTAGACGCTTTACAATCATCAGATCCAGATGGTTATATCAAAGAATACAAATGGTACTTGGATGATGGCTATGTAAGTAATAATGCTGCTGAAATCATCAAAGCTATTGAGCCAGGTGAGCATGTTATCACTTTAGAAATCACCGACAACAGTTCTGCATCAAACAATAAGGTAGTTCAGGAAAAAAGGTTCTTTGCGAACAGTAAGCCTTCTCCTTCTATTGTTGCACCTGAAAAAGTGTACTTAAACCAGACGGTATCATTCCAAAGCGGTTTAGGTCAAGATCGTGATGGTGACTTAGTGAGTACTACGTGGTTGTTGGATGGCGAGCCAATCCCTACTCCAACATTCAAAGCGGTGAATCCACAAGGATATACCGTAACGCTTATTCAGGATGATGGACGTGGATTACCAAATTCAGTGGATTCAGCCATTGTTGAATTTATACCACTACCCCTTCCTGTAGCGAACCCTGATCTTCCAAAGCTCATTGCCGAGGGAGGTGCACTATCTTTACCTGATATCCGAATGAACAATCCTTGGAGGTTTAAGAATAGAGGCCGTTATGAGCTTACTTGGACTGCACAAAGAGCCGGTGAAGAGACTCTAGCACTTGCATACATTCAGGATGGTGTTGAACTCACTGCTCAGGTATTCCCTATTCAAGTAGTGCCACAACTCGCTTTTACTGAAGCTGTGGAAACTCGCACCATTGAATGGAACCCAGCTAACCCAAGCTTTATACTAAGAGCACCAAATGTAAATAGAGAATCTACCGATGTAGTTTACACTTGGAAGAAAAGAGGTAAAACCATTGGAACTGGGCAACAGCTTGGTGTAGAACTTGTGAAAGGGGAAAACCGATTTACCGTTCAAGTATCAGACGAGAAAGTAGCTCGATCTACCCCTATTTCCATTGATATTATTATCATTACTGAGTAG